The Actinocorallia herbida DNA window AGGCGGCCTCCGTCCGCACGCTCGTCTCGGCGGAACAAGGCGGGGAGCTGGCCAGGGTCCTCGATCTCCGTGTCCCGGATCTCATCGACTATCAGAACACCTCCTACGCCCGGAGCTACGCACTGTACGTCGAGCAAGTGCGGAAACTGGAGGCCGAACGCCACAACGGGTCCACCTCCGTTACCGAGGCAGTCGCCCGTAACCTGTACAAGCTGATGGCCTACAAGGACGAGTACGAGGTGGCCAGGCTTTCACTCGACCCCGCCCTCCAAGCTGCGGCCGAGGCCGAGTTCGGCGCGGGCAGCCGCGTCTCCTACAGGCTGCACCCGCCTGTCCTGCGCGCCGTCGGAATGCAGCAGAAGATCACCCTCGGGCCCTGGTTCCGACCGGTCTTCCGGCTCCTGCGGGAGGCGCGCCGGGTCCGGGGCACCGTCCTCGATCCCTTCGGCCTCGCCGAGGTCCGGCGGGTCGAACGTGGCCTGATCACCGAGTACCGCGCGACGATCCTGGAAGCCCTGGAGACGGCCGGTCCCGACGTGCGCCCCGTCCTCCTGGAGCTGGCCGAGTCGCCCGATCTGGTGCGGGGCTACGAGGAGATCAAACTGACGTCGGTCGGTGCGTACAGGGCCCGGCAGGCCGACCTGCTCACGCGATTGCGCGGCCAGTCGGCCGAGGCCGCGACCTCCAGGTGATGCGGCCTCGGCCAGGGGAATAGGCCCGGTCCCCCGCCGGGACGGCACAGGGCACATGCTGATACATTAATGACAAATATCGTCTTATTTGACTCAGGAGTGCACCCGTGGCCGAGCAGACTGTGCGCCTGGAGGCGCGCGACAACGGCGTCCGGCTGCTCACGCTGGACGATCCGAGCCGGCACAACGCGATCAGCCTGCGCATGCGGGACGAACTGCTCGCGGCTGCGGACGCCGTGCGGTCGGATCCGGACGCGCGCGCCCTCGTCGTGACGGGCGCGGGCCGGTCGTTCTGCTCCGGCGCCGACCTTGCCGAACTCCTCGGCGGATCCCCGCCCGTCGGCGTGCTCCGCGACCGGCTGAGCGGTGTCTATCAGGGCTTCCTCACCCTGCGGGACCTGGAGATCCCCACGATCGCGGCGGTCCGCGGCCACGCCGTCGGCGCGGGACTGAACCTGGCCATGTGCTGCGACCTGCGCGTCGCGGCACCGGACACCCGCTTCAGCGCGACCTTCAGCCGGATCGGGCTGCACCCGGGCGGCGGCGCCACCTATTTCCTGGTGCGCGCTCTCGGCCGAGAGCGCGCGCTCGCCCTGCTGCTGTCCGGCGGCACGGTCACCGGCGAAGAGGCGGTCCGGCAAGGACTGGCGCTGGCGGTGCACGAGGATCCCCTGGCTGAGGCTCTCGCCATGGCGGACCGGTTCGCCGCCCTGCCCACCGCCCTGGCCCGAGACATCAAGCGCGCCGTCGCCCTCACCGACCACGGCCTGGAGGCGACCCTTTCCTTCGAGTCCTGGGCACAGGCGTCCACCGGCACCCTGCCAGAGGTCCTCACCGCCGCGACGCGAAGGCGATGACGTGCGGGCGGACGTGACCGCATGATGAAGGGGGCGGGAGCATCGAGATGCTCCCGCCCCCTTCGCTTCGCGCGCACGCTCAGGTGATGGTCCCGGCGTCCTTGTGCGCGATGATCTCCTCCCAGGTCAGGCCCAGTTCCAGGAGCAGTTCCTCGGTGTGCTGGCCGTGATCGGGGGCACCGGCCGTCTGTGGCGGGGTCTCGTCGAACTGCACCGGGTTGGCCGCGACGGACAGCGTGCGCCCGCTCGTCGTGACGACCTCGCGGATCAGTCCGTTGGCCCGTACCGCCGGGTCGTCGTGCACCTCCAGCGGGGTGCGCAGCGGCGACCAGACACCGTCGAAGTCCGCCAGCGCCTCCTCCCACTCCGCGAGGGTCCGGCTCATGAAGATCTCCTTGAGCGTCTGGGTGCACTCGCGGGAGTTCGCCCCTCGCGAGGCGTGGTCGCGGAACCTGGGGTCGTCGGTCAGGTCGGGGCGGCCGAGGCACGCGGTGAACGAGCGCCAGTAGCGGTCGGACTGGAGCAGGGTGAGATTGAGGTGACGGCCGTCCGCGGTCCGGTACATGCCGACAGTCGGGTTGACCAGGTTCTCCGGGTCGTACCTGAAGACGTCCTCCCCCGGTCGCAGCGGAGCGGAGGCGACGTCGACCGATAGATTCCACAACGCGACGCCGAGCAGGGACACATCGACGACAGAACCTTCGCCGGTCCGTTCCCGGTTGAAGAGCGCGGCGGCGATCCCGCCCGCTATCGACAGGCCGCCCATGACGTCGCCGAAGGCCGAACGCATGCGCACGGGATAAGGGTCCTCGGGCGGTGAGACCGTGTACCCGATCCCCCCGCGGGCCCAGTAGGTCGAGGAGTCGAAGGCGCCCTTCTCGGCGTCCGGCCCGCGCTGCCCGTGCCCGGACCCGCGCACGTAGATGATCCTCGGGTTGCGCGCGCGGATGTCCTCGGCCTCGATCCCGAGGGCGCGGCGCGCAGCGGGCAGGAAGTTCGTCACGAACACGTCGCTCTGCTCGGCCAGGCGATAGAGCAGTTCCCTCCCCTCCTTGGACTTCAGGTCGATGCCGATGCTGCGCTTGCCGCGGTTGGGCACCTCCATCATGTAGTCGAGCCCGCCCTGCTCGGAGGGCAGGAATCCGGAGTTGACCAGGCCTCTTTGCGGGTCCCCGGTCACCGGGTGCTCGACCTTCACGACGTCGGCGCCCCACTCGGCCAGCACCGCGCCGGCCGCCGGGACGAATGTCCACATGGCCACTTCCAGGACACGGACACCGGACAGTACTTCACTCATGGTTGCCTCTCAAGGAACTCGTCGGGATACGACCGCACGCTCAGCTCTCCGATGACCGATCCGCCTTCGCGGGTGACGGCGAAGAGCACGGCCTCGGCCACCCGTTCCGGCGGCTGCGCGGCCGAGCCCGACACCCGGGCCCGGAATCCGCCCTCCTCCCAGGCGAGGACCGCCCGGCGCAGCCGCTCGGGATCCCAGGCGTCCTTGAAGGTGGTCTCGGTCCGCCCGACCTTCAGCAGTGTGCAGCGGATGCCGTCGGGCCGCAGTTCGTGGGCCAGGCCCTCGGTCAGCCGTTCCAGAGCAGCCTTGGTCGCGGCGTAGACGAGCAGGTACGGGAAGGGGTCGGCACTGGACTCAGAGGAAAGGTTCACCAGGTGCGGGGACCTCGAGGCCCTGAGCAGCGGCACCGCCTCACGGGTGGTGTAGAGGGGGCCGAGCAGGTTCGTGCCCACCTCTCGCGCCAGCTCCGCGTCGGTGGCCTCCTCGACCAGGTGCGGCTCGGCCATGGCCGCGTTGTTCACCAGGATGTCCAGGCCGCCGAACTCCGAGTGAACCAGGGCGAATGCCGCGCGGACGGCGGCCGGGTCGCAGAGATCGGCCGGGAGTGGCAGGCCGGCGGCGCCGAGCCGAGAGGCTGCGGAGTCCAGGTGCGGGCCCGGCCGGGCGAGCAGGCCGACGCGGGCGCCTTCGGCGGCGAGGGCGAGGGCGATCGCCAGCCCCGTCCCGCGCGACGCCCCGGTGACGACCGCGGTGCGGCCCGCCAGCACACCGGTCATGCCGCCACCCAACGGTTGGCGAGAACGCCGAGCCCGTCGATCTCCAGCTCGACCAGGTCGCCCGCCTGCGGATAGCGGCCCAGTTCCAGGCCGGAACCCCAGCCGACGGTGCCCGCGCCGATCACGTCGCCTGGCCGCAGCTCCTCCGCCCTGCTCAGGTAGCTCACGATCTCCGCAACCGAGTGGTGGATGCTGTCGGTGGAGCCCCGGCTCCACACCTCACCGGCCACTCGGGCGACCATCGTGTGCGGTTCGGCCGGGTCCCAGGCATCGGCGGTGACGAGGTACGGGCCCAGGACGTTCCAGCCGTCGCGATCCTTGCCCTTGGCCGGCCCGAGTCCGCCGCGCATCTCCTTGAACTGCTGCCTGCGCTCGGAAACGTCGTTGAAGACCGTGTACCCGGCGATGTGCGCGGCGGCGCTTTCGGGAGGCACGTCGCGGCCCGCCCGGCCGATGACGATCGCGAACTCGAGCTCGTAGTCGAGGCGCTCGGCTCCCCGGGGGACGACGACATCGGCTCCGGTCCCCACCACCGAGCGCGGATTCCCCTTGTAGTAAACGGGCATCTCGTACCACTCCGCCGGGACGTTGCCCCTAGTGGAGTTCTTCACGTGCTGCTCGAACGCCGCACAGTCGCGCAGGGAGGGCGGTGAGGGCAGCGGGGCGAGCAGCCGGACCTCCTCATGTCGGTAGATGAGCCGGCCGCCGCCCGCGCTGAGCGCGTCCAGGGGGGCGTCGGTGAGGTCGGCCGCCCGGAGCACCGCCTCCCGGGCGGCTTCTCCGTTCGCCAGCAGGACGGCGAGGTCTGCCGGCACGAGGGCGTCCGCGATCGCCCTGGCCCGAGACCTGTCGACCCGTCCGGCGAGCGTGTGCGCGAACGCCAGGTTCACGTCGAGCAGATCACCCGCCGAGGTGACGATGCCGACCCTCCGCACCGGCCCCACCGGCGTCTCCACCTCGAATGTCGCGTATCGCACGACCCACCTTCCAGAACATAAAGCGCAAATTATGTCTAATTAGTATAGGCATGACACGACCTTCCGCCACCCCTGGAGGTCGCTGCGCCGACGACAAGACCGGTACAGGGACGAGCGGTGGCAGCAGGCTCCAGCCGAAGCGCGCACCGACGGTCAGGCCCGTGTCCTGGTGAGCCCCGGCACCGCGTGGTGGTGGTCTTCCAGCGGGACCCGCAGGGCCAAGGCCATCCGGGCCGCGCAGCAGTACCACGAGACCGTCATGAGGAGTTCCACCGCCTCGCGCGGGTCGACCAGCGAGACGAACTCCGCCCAGGTGGTGTCGGCCACGTCGGCATCGGCGACGAGGTCGTCGGTCAGCGCGAGGACGGACCGTTGCAGCAGCGTCAGGTCCGCGGGCGTTCCGCCGTCGCGCATGGCCTGGAGCACTCCCTCGGGTACCCCCGCTCGCAGAGCCGGCCGCCAGTGGCTGCGCCAGACGTAGTCGCTGCCCATGAGCGCCGAGACCCGGAGGATGGCCAGCTCGCGCAGCCCCCGGTCGGCGGCGGCGTCTGCGCGCAGGCTCCAGGCCAGGTCGAGCCAGCCGGAAAGGACCTCAGGTGCGTGGCCGAGCACCCGGTACATCTCCGGCAGGCCCCCCGCGAGTCCCGCCGCCTTGGCATAGACCTCGGCGAGGCGGGGGTCGGTCCCGTCGTCGGTACGCGGGCCGAGCCGGCCGCTCATCGCGGAGTCCTGACACAACGGCACAGGCCGGACTGGTGCAGCTCGATCAGGTCGCCCGACGGGTCTCGCACGAAGACCTGGCGGCGCTCGCCCCGGCCGACGTGCCAGTGCGGCACGCCCATCCGAACGAGGTCCTCGACGGCCTCCGTGATGTCCGGCACCCCGAACGCGAGGTGCGAGATGAACGGATCCCGGTCCGGCCGTGCCGCGTACCGGGACGTACCGGCCGCTCCGAACAGGTGGACCTGGACGCCGTTGGCGGCGTCCAGCCATTGGATCGGTATCCCCGGGACCTCAGGGGCGTCCGCGGCTTCCGCCAGCCCCAGAACGTCACGGTAGAAATCGACGTGGACCGTCATCGCCTCCGGAGGCACCCGGAGAGCGCGGTGATGCAGTTCCAGCCCGTGCAGGGCCATCAGACCTCCCCTTTCGCCGCTCGGGCGACACACGATCACGACTGGACAATTTAGTCAATATTCGCCTTAACTGTTCATACTAGATCGGAGCAGCGCGCTAGGCGGCGGACCCGTCGATCACCCACCGGCCATGCGGCCGAGGTGTCGTCCGGCCCGCCCGGCGTCGAGATGAAGGAGCCGTTGATGAAGATCGGAAGGTTCGCCGGGGAGAACGGCGCGTTCTGGGCCGTCCTGAACCTGGACGAGGGAACGTGCCGTCCGCTGGAAGGCGGGTTCTCCTCCTGGGCTCCCGCGCTCACCGGCGACCCCGGGTCAGCCGCCCGCCTGGCCGGGGAGCCGCAGCCGTTGGCCGGCCTGCGGACGCTGGCGCCCGTGGAGCCCACCGCGAAGATCGTCGCCGTGGGCGCAACGTACGCCAAGCATGTCGCGGGCCTGGGCCTGACCATGCCCGAGCGGCCCGCAGCCTTTTTGAAGCCCTACGGCTCACTGCTGGCGCCCGGCGCGGAGATCTCCTACCCGGCGCTCACCTCGGCCCTCGATTACGAGGCCGAACTCGTCGCTGTCATCGGCGCCGCCTCCATCGACCGATCCGCGCCGAGCCGGAGTGTCCTGGGCTACACCGCCGGCAACGACGTCTCGGCGCGGGACCTCCAGTTCGGCGGCTCGGTCACCGGGATGGACATGTTCTCGGCCAAGGCGCTGGACGCCACGGGCGGAGTCGGCCCGTGGATCGTGACGCGTGACGAGTTCGGTGACGACCATCCCGACCTGGAGCTGCGCCTGACGGTGAACGGGGAGGTCCGGCAGTCCGACCGCACCTCCAGCATGGCATGGGGGGTCGGTGATCTCGTCGAGTACGTCGAGGCCCGCAGTGCTCTGGCCTGCGGCGACGTCCTGTTCACCGGCACCTCCGCCGGTGTGGGCCATGAGGACGGTCGCTATCTCGAACCCGGCGACGTCGTCGAGGTGACCATCGAGCGGATCGGCACGCTGCGCAACACGGTCGGTCCCCGCCCGTAGCCGGGCCGGGCCTGAGGAGACGTCCGGGAACGGCCCCTCAGGCCCCGAGGACCGGCGGAACGTCATCGTCGGCGTACGCGCGCAGCACGTGGGCGAGCCTGCCCGAGGCGACCATCTGTGCCGCGAACATGCCGAGTTCGACGATCTCCGGGACGGAGAAGTACCGGCCCAGCTCGGCCAGGTCGGCGTCCCCGATCCGGGTGTGGTCGAAGGCGAACGTCTCGGCGAAGCGCAAGGCGGCATCCTCCCGGTCGGTGAACCGGGAGCGGTCGGCCGACAGCGCCTGGACGTCATCCTCGGTGACGTCGTCGGATTTGCGCCCAGCCTTGCAGGCCCGGCAGTCGTTGATGTCGGCGATGCGGAGGCGGACCAGCTCCGCCAGCCGCCCGTCCAGGATGCGGCGCTCGTGCAGCGCGCGCAGGAGGGCCAGCTGGGCTTCGGCGAGCTCGGGCCGGTGCGCCCAGATGCGGACGGCGAGATCGCTGCTCAGCGCGCGGGACGCGCGCGCGGCCTCGATCTGCTCGCGCA harbors:
- a CDS encoding enoyl-CoA hydratase-related protein — protein: MAEQTVRLEARDNGVRLLTLDDPSRHNAISLRMRDELLAAADAVRSDPDARALVVTGAGRSFCSGADLAELLGGSPPVGVLRDRLSGVYQGFLTLRDLEIPTIAAVRGHAVGAGLNLAMCCDLRVAAPDTRFSATFSRIGLHPGGGATYFLVRALGRERALALLLSGGTVTGEEAVRQGLALAVHEDPLAEALAMADRFAALPTALARDIKRAVALTDHGLEATLSFESWAQASTGTLPEVLTAATRRR
- a CDS encoding CaiB/BaiF CoA transferase family protein produces the protein MSEVLSGVRVLEVAMWTFVPAAGAVLAEWGADVVKVEHPVTGDPQRGLVNSGFLPSEQGGLDYMMEVPNRGKRSIGIDLKSKEGRELLYRLAEQSDVFVTNFLPAARRALGIEAEDIRARNPRIIYVRGSGHGQRGPDAEKGAFDSSTYWARGGIGYTVSPPEDPYPVRMRSAFGDVMGGLSIAGGIAAALFNRERTGEGSVVDVSLLGVALWNLSVDVASAPLRPGEDVFRYDPENLVNPTVGMYRTADGRHLNLTLLQSDRYWRSFTACLGRPDLTDDPRFRDHASRGANSRECTQTLKEIFMSRTLAEWEEALADFDGVWSPLRTPLEVHDDPAVRANGLIREVVTTSGRTLSVAANPVQFDETPPQTAGAPDHGQHTEELLLELGLTWEEIIAHKDAGTIT
- a CDS encoding SDR family oxidoreductase; this encodes MTGVLAGRTAVVTGASRGTGLAIALALAAEGARVGLLARPGPHLDSAASRLGAAGLPLPADLCDPAAVRAAFALVHSEFGGLDILVNNAAMAEPHLVEEATDAELAREVGTNLLGPLYTTREAVPLLRASRSPHLVNLSSESSADPFPYLLVYAATKAALERLTEGLAHELRPDGIRCTLLKVGRTETTFKDAWDPERLRRAVLAWEEGGFRARVSGSAAQPPERVAEAVLFAVTREGGSVIGELSVRSYPDEFLERQP
- a CDS encoding fumarylacetoacetate hydrolase family protein, with protein sequence MRYATFEVETPVGPVRRVGIVTSAGDLLDVNLAFAHTLAGRVDRSRARAIADALVPADLAVLLANGEAAREAVLRAADLTDAPLDALSAGGGRLIYRHEEVRLLAPLPSPPSLRDCAAFEQHVKNSTRGNVPAEWYEMPVYYKGNPRSVVGTGADVVVPRGAERLDYELEFAIVIGRAGRDVPPESAAAHIAGYTVFNDVSERRQQFKEMRGGLGPAKGKDRDGWNVLGPYLVTADAWDPAEPHTMVARVAGEVWSRGSTDSIHHSVAEIVSYLSRAEELRPGDVIGAGTVGWGSGLELGRYPQAGDLVELEIDGLGVLANRWVAA
- a CDS encoding carboxymuconolactone decarboxylase family protein, whose translation is MSGRLGPRTDDGTDPRLAEVYAKAAGLAGGLPEMYRVLGHAPEVLSGWLDLAWSLRADAAADRGLRELAILRVSALMGSDYVWRSHWRPALRAGVPEGVLQAMRDGGTPADLTLLQRSVLALTDDLVADADVADTTWAEFVSLVDPREAVELLMTVSWYCCAARMALALRVPLEDHHHAVPGLTRTRA
- a CDS encoding VOC family protein — translated: MALHGLELHHRALRVPPEAMTVHVDFYRDVLGLAEAADAPEVPGIPIQWLDAANGVQVHLFGAAGTSRYAARPDRDPFISHLAFGVPDITEAVEDLVRMGVPHWHVGRGERRQVFVRDPSGDLIELHQSGLCRCVRTPR
- a CDS encoding fumarylacetoacetate hydrolase family protein translates to MKIGRFAGENGAFWAVLNLDEGTCRPLEGGFSSWAPALTGDPGSAARLAGEPQPLAGLRTLAPVEPTAKIVAVGATYAKHVAGLGLTMPERPAAFLKPYGSLLAPGAEISYPALTSALDYEAELVAVIGAASIDRSAPSRSVLGYTAGNDVSARDLQFGGSVTGMDMFSAKALDATGGVGPWIVTRDEFGDDHPDLELRLTVNGEVRQSDRTSSMAWGVGDLVEYVEARSALACGDVLFTGTSAGVGHEDGRYLEPGDVVEVTIERIGTLRNTVGPRP
- a CDS encoding carboxymuconolactone decarboxylase family protein; the protein is MPAIDPVPHRHLRPVLREQIEAARASRALSSDLAVRIWAHRPELAEAQLALLRALHERRILDGRLAELVRLRIADINDCRACKAGRKSDDVTEDDVQALSADRSRFTDREDAALRFAETFAFDHTRIGDADLAELGRYFSVPEIVELGMFAAQMVASGRLAHVLRAYADDDVPPVLGA